TACCATCATCCGCTTGTAATTTCATTTTAACGTCGTGGGATTTGCCATCACGTAAGTAAGTCAAGCTAATCTCTTTGCCTGCACCAGTGGTTGCGATTTTTGCACGAATTTCAGCGAAACTTGAGATTTTTTGACCGTTCATCGCCGTGATAATATCGCCCGCTTTAAGTCCTGCTTTTTCAGCAGCAGATTTCGGTAAAACTTCACTTACAAATGCGCCTTGTTGCGCGCTTACATTAAAGGCTTTGGCTAAATCAGCATTGAGTTCGCCCCCTTTAATACCAAGCAATCCGCGACGCACTTGACCAAATTCTAAAATTTGTTGCACTAAATTGCTTGCTTGATTACTTGGAATCGCAAAGGCAATTCCTGCATTGCCACCGCTTGGAGAAATAATTGCGGTATTAATTCCAATAAGTTCGCCATTTAGATTGACTAATGCACCACCCGAATTACCGCGGTTTACTGCTGCATCGGTTTGAATATAGTTTTCATAAGTGCCACTGTCAGAACCTGTTGAACGACCCAATGCAGAAACAATACCTGATGTCACAGTTTGACCTAAACCAAATGGATTACCGATTGCAACAGTGAAATCGCCTACGCGTAATTTGTCGGAATCAGCAAATTTGATTTCTGTTAAATTACTTGGTTTTTCAAGCTGTACTAATGCAATATCTGATTGTTCATCTTTACCCACTAATTTTG
The nucleotide sequence above comes from Haemophilus influenzae. Encoded proteins:
- a CDS encoding DegQ family serine endoprotease codes for the protein MKKTRFVLNSIALGLSVLSTSFVAQATLPSFVSEQNSLAPMLEKVQPAVVTLSVEGKAKVDSRSPFLDDIPEEFKFFFGDRFAEQFGGRGESKRNFRGLGSGVIINASKGYVLTNNHVIDGADKITVQLQDGREFKAKLVGKDEQSDIALVQLEKPSNLTEIKFADSDKLRVGDFTVAIGNPFGLGQTVTSGIVSALGRSTGSDSGTYENYIQTDAAVNRGNSGGALVNLNGELIGINTAIISPSGGNAGIAFAIPSNQASNLVQQILEFGQVRRGLLGIKGGELNADLAKAFNVSAQQGAFVSEVLPKSAAEKAGLKAGDIITAMNGQKISSFAEIRAKIATTGAGKEISLTYLRDGKSHDVKMKLQADDGSQLSSKTELPALDGATLKDYDAKGVKGIKITKIQPNSLAAQRGLKSGDIIIGINRQMIENIRELNKVLETEPSAVALNILRGDSNFYLLVQ